TCTCCGGCACGATCGCGGTGACGAAGGGGATCAGCACCTCGCTGCCGTCCGGGCGGACCACGGTGAGCAGGTCCTGGTAGGGCAGGTGGACGACCTCGGTCAGCTCGCCGACCAGCGTGCCGTCCTTGAGGAAGACGTCCAGGCCGACCAGCTGGTGGTCGTAGAACTCCTCAGGGTCCTCCGGGCGGTCCTCGGGGTCGATCTCGGCGATCAGCAGTGTGCCGCGCAGGGCCTCGGCGGCGTTGCGGTCCTGGACGCCCTCGAAGCGCAGCAGCAGCCGACCGCTGTGCACCTTGCCGGAGGCGATGGTGAGCGGGCCGGCGGTGGCGGGGTCGGTCATGAGCACGGCGCCCGGGCCGAGCCGCAGCTCGGGCTCGTCGGTGCGCACCTCCACGGTGACGTCGCCCTTGATCCCGTGGGCGCGGCCGATCCGGCCGACGATCAGCTGCACTGTTCTGCGTCTCCTTCAAGAAATGCCCGGCGGGAAATGCAAAGGGCCGGCTGGGATCAAGGATCCCAGCCAGCCCCGAGAGGTGCCTCTCAGCCAAGCCTTTGGCGGCGTGGCCTGGTCAGCGCACGCTGTCCACGTCGACGAGGTCGACCCGGACGCTGCGACCACCGAGCGCGGTGACCACGGTGCGCAGCGCACGCGCAGTGCGCCCGCCGCGGCCGATGACCTTGCCGAGATCCTCCGGGTGCACGCGCACCTCGAGGATCCGGCCCCGGCGGAGCTCACGCGAGCGGACCTGGACCTCGTCCGGGTTCTCGACGATGCCCTTCACCAGGTGCTCGAGGGCTTCCTCCAGCATGATCACGCCTCGGCGGAAGCGTCGGACTCGGCCGCGGCCTCGTCCTTCTTCTCCGTCTTCTTGGCCTTCGGAGTGATGGCCACACCGGTGGTCTCGCTCTCGAAGCCGGCGACGGCCTTCGCGAACAGGTGCGAGAAGTCCGTGACCTTGGGCTCGGCGACCTTGAGCGGCGCCGGGGCCTCCAGGCCCTTGAACTTCTGCCAGTCGCCGGTGAGCTTCAGGATGGCGAGCACGGCCTCGGTCGGCTGGGCGCCGACACCGAGCCAGTACTGGGCGCGGTCGCTGTCGACCTTGATGATCGAGGGGTCGTAGGTCGGCTGGTAGACGCCGATCTCCTCGATCGCACGACCGTCACGCTTGGTGCGGGCGTCGGCGACGACGATGCGGTAGTGCGGGGAGCGAATCTTGCCGAGACGCTTCAGCTTGATCTTGACTGCCACTGGAGTGGTTCTCCTGGATTTGACGTGGGTGAGCAGCCGCGCATTCCACGTGGGGTTGCGGCTGCTGGCTGCTCTACGGACACGTCAGCCGGAAGGAGAGAGGGCCCTGCTCGGCTGCCGAGTACTCAGCTGTCCATTCTGCCATATCGGCGCAGCCCGATTGACCGCCGGGCTCCGGGGGCGGCTTGCGCCGACCCTCGGCGACCGGCGGCGGTCAATCGACTAGCGACGGGTGCGCGGCTCGGCGATCTGGAAGACCTCGCCGCAGTTGCCGCAGACGATCGGGGCCTGCGACAGCACCGACGGCACGACGCGGACGTTGCGTCCGCAGCCGCAGACCGCCTTGACGCGGACGCCGCCGCCCGAGGACCCGTGCCGGGTGGCCGGACCGCGGAAGGTGCGCGACCGGTCGCTCGCGGCGCTGGTCGCGGCCGCGTGGTCGCCCAGGGCGCGCTGCAGGCGATCAATCGTTTCGGCAAAACGCTCGCGGGTCTCCGGTCGCATGGTGACCAGGGAGAAGCCCGAACTCGGATGCGGATCGGCGTTGTGATCGAGGCCGAGCTCGTCGGCCAGCGTCAGGAAGCGCCGGTTGTGGTAGCGCCCGGCCCGGGAGGTGTCCCGGATGCCGCGCGCAGCGGCGAGGCCATGGGCGGCCTCGTGCAACAGCCGTTCGAACCCCAGCTCGGTGCCGCAGGCCGAGGAGGACTCCCCGATCAGCGACTCCGGGGCTGCGAGGTTCGGCAGGTCGGAGTGGTAGCGCTGGATGTCGCCCCAGGCGACGGCCAGCTCGGCGGCGAGAACCAGAGGTTGTGTCGTGCTCACGCAACGCAAACGAGGAAGGGTTCCGGGATGTTCCGCAGAATCGGTAATTGTTGAAGGCTTTATTTTTCCGTGACCTGCGCCACATTGACCGACATGGACGGAAACGGCCGCCCCGACAGTTCATCCGCCCTTCCTGACAGGGCAGTTGACCAGAACGCGACGGCCGGTCCGGCTCCCCCGCACGAGGGAGCCGGACCGGCCGTTCTACGACAATCCGATGAGCGTGGTCTCAACCACCGGGACGAGGCTCAGTACGCGCGGGCCACGATCGCGATGTTGCCCGCCTGGTCGTCCGTCTCCGGGACCGAGCCGTCGGCAGCGACGATGCAGCGGACCGAGACGCCCTGCTCGGCCAGCTTGGCCTCGCCCTCGGGGCCGAGGTCGGCCCAGGAGATCCGGCCCCAGCCGGTCGCCGCGGCCTCGACGGCCTCGTCGATCGTGGCGACCTCGACCGTGCGGGCCTCGCGGCGCTCGCGGGACTGGCGCAGCAGCAGCGCCTGGTCCTCCTCCAGGACGGCCGGCACCAGCGTCGCCAGCGCGTCGACGCTGACCGGCTCCTTGCCGCCGGCGATCCGGCGGACCAGCATGGCCGTGCCGTTCTCCAGGTCGCGCGGGCCGACCTCGATGCGGACCGGAACGCCCTTGAGCTCCCAGTCCACCGCGCGGCGGCCGAAGGGGGTGTCGGTCCTGTCGTCGACGACGACGCGGACGCCGGCGGCCTCGAGCGCGGCGCCGATCTCCCTGACCTTCGCCAGCACGGCGTCATCGCCCTTGATCGCCAGCACGACGGCCTGGACCGCGGCCAGACGCGGCGGGACGCGCAGGCCGTTGTCGTCGCCGTGCGACATGATCAGGCCGCCGACCATGCGGGTCGACACGCCCCAGGACGTCTGCCAGACGTGCTCGCGCTCGCCCTCGCCCTTGAGGTAGGTGGTGTTGAACGCCTTGGCGAAGTTCTGGCCCAGCTCGTGGCTGGTGCCCATCTGCAGCGCCTTGCCGTCGACCATCATGCCTTCGAGCGTCAGCGTGTTGATCGCGCCGGCGAACCGCTCCTTGGCCGTCTTGCGGCCCAGGACCACGTCGATGCCCAGGACGTTGGTCATGAAGTCGCCGTACACGTCGGTGTGGATCATCGACGCGTAGGCGTGCGCGTCCTCGTAGGTGGCGTGGGCCGTGTGGCCCTCCTGCCAGAGGAACTCGGTGGTGCGCAGGAAGACGCGGGGACGCAGCTCCCAGCGGACGACGTTGGCCCACTGGTTGATCAGCAGCGGCAGGTCACGGTGGCTCTGGACCCACTTCGAGAAGTACTCGTTGATGATCGTCTCGGAGGTCGGCCGGACGACGATGGGCTCCTCGAGCTCCTTGCCGCCGCCGTGCGTGACCACCGCGAGCTCGGGCGCGAAGCCCTCGACGTGCTCGGCCTCACGGGTCAGGTAGGACTGGGGGATGAACATCGGGAAGTAGGCGTTCTGCGCGCCCGCCTTCTTGATCCGCGCGTCCATCTCCTGCTGCATCCGCTCCCACAGGCCGTAGCCGTACGGTCGGATGACCATGGTGCCGCGCACCGGACCGTTGTCGGCCAGCTCGGCCTTGTTGATCAGATCCTGGTACCAGCGCGGGAAATCATCCGCCTGGGGGGTGAGAACGGGAGCCTTTGCCATGGGGCGAATGGTACGGGGCAGGCCGGGCTCGGCTCCAATCCGTTGTCCGCCGCGCGTCCGGACGGCGGGGCGAACGGGGCGAAACGTCCCCATGAAGGGTCCGCCTCGCCTATGGACGCCGGGCGGCTCTCGCGCTTGGCTGGATGCAGGATCCCGGGCCCTACCGAGGTGAGGAGCCGTCATCATGGTTTCTGCGCAGTCGACTCAACGGGGGGAGCGCACACGGGCGCGACAGCGGGCGCGCGACTGGGCCGAGATCCAGGAAAGGATGCTGGTCCCCCTCTACGAGGCGGTCTACGACCGGCTGGAGGTGGGCCCCGCGACCTCGGTGCTGGGGCTGGGCTGCCGTTCCGGGCTGGCCCTGCTGCTGGCCGCGGCGCGCGGCGCGGAGGTGGCCGGCCTCGAGCCGGAGGCGGAGCTGCGGGAACTCGCCCAGGACCGCTCACTGCGGGTCCTGGCGGACGTCTACCGCGAGGTGGCGCCGCCGCGCGGAGCGGCGCACACGCTGGTGACGGCGTTCGAGCACCTGTCCTGCACGGCGGATCCGCCCGCCCTGGTCCGCGACGCGGCCCGGCTCACCACCCGCGGCGGGCATGTCGCTCTCGCGACGTGGGGCCCGGAGGAACGGTGCGAGAGCGCGGCGGTCCTCGACGTCGCCCAGCGCCTGGCGGACCCACGGGGGTCCGCGCCCTACGCCCCCTTCGCGCTGAGCGCGCCGGGCGCGCTGGAGTCCCTGATCGACCGCGCCGGCCTCCGCCCGGCCGGCGGCGGCCGGGTCTGCTGCCCCTACGCCTACCCCGACCTGGACACGGCGCTGCGCGGCATCATGTCGACGGGCGTCTTCGACCCGGCGGTGGACTTCTCCGGCGAACGGCAGGTGGCCAAGGAGATCACCGAGACGCTCTTCCCCTGGGTCCGCCCGGACGGCTCGGTCCGCATGGAGAACGTCTTCCGCTACGTCCTGGCCGAACGCGTCCGCTAGTCGCACTGTCCAGGGGCGCGGGGAACTGCGCGACAAGCCACTGACGAGCGGATGATCCCCAACGCGCCGGGCCATCCGCAGAGGGCGGTTCTCGCGCAGTTCCCCGCGCCCCTTGGGCCGTGCAGCTCATTCGCCGTCTTTGGCCATCCGGGGGATGCCGGCGACGCGGTAGGCGTCGGCTTCGTCGAGGGTTTCGTGTTCCATCAGGGCCTCCGCGAGAGCGTCCAGTTGCGCGCGGTGGGCGGTCAGCTTGCGGCAGGCCTCGTCGTAACACTCCGAGACGATCCGCCGGGCCTCGCCGTCCACCGCGTCCAGCGTGCTCGGCGCAGCCGACAGGCCGTACGCGCCCTGGGCGTCGTTCGGGATCGCGGTCAGTCGACCGACCTTCTCGCTCATGCCCCAGCGGCCCGCCATGCCGCGGGCGATGTTCGTGACCTGCTCCAGATCGCTCTCCGCGCCCGTCGTGACGACCCCGTACACCACCTGCTCCGCGGCCATGCCGCCCAGCGCCCCGATGATCCGGCCGCGCAGGTACTCCTCCGTGTAGGAGTAGCGGTCCGCCTCCGGCGTGGAGAGCGTGACGCCCAGCGCCCGCCCGCGCGGCACGATGGTGATCTTGCGGACCGGGTCGGCGCCCGGCTGCAGCATGCCCAGCAGGGCGTGCCCGGACTCGTGGTACGCCGTCCGCAGCCGGTCCGCGTCCGGCATGACCAGCGCGCGGACCGCACCGAGCTGGACCTTCTCCAGCGCGTCGGAGAAGTCCCTGCCCGAGACCTCGTCGTCCTTCCGCTTCACCGCGAGCAGCGCCGCCTCGTTCGCCAGGTTGGCCAGCTCCGCGCCGGTCATGCCGGGCGTGGTCTTCGCGACCTGCTCCAGGTCGACGTCGGCCGACAGCGGCTTGTCGCGAGTGTGGATCTTCAGGATGGCCTCCCGCCCGGTCCGGTCCGGCGGGCTGACCATCACCGTGCGGTCGAACCGGCCCGGCCGCAGCAGCGCCGGGTCCAGCACGTCGGAGCGGTTGGTCGCGGCCAGGACGACGACGCCCTCCGAGCCGGAGAAGCCGTCCATCTCGGTGAGGATCTGGTTGAGCGTCTGCTCGCGTTCGTCGTGACCGCCCATCGCGTTGCCGCCGCCGCGGGCCCGGCCGATGGTGTCGATCTCGTCGATGAAGATGATCGCGGGCGCGACCTTGCGCGCCTCGGTGAACAGCTCGCGCACCCGGGAGGCCCCGACGCCGACGATCATCTCGATGAACTCGGACGCCGAGGCGGAGAAGAAGGGCACGTTCGCCTCGCCGGCGACGGCCCGCGCGAGCAGCGTCTTGCCGGTGCCCGGCGGGCCCGCGAGCAGGACGCCGCGCGGCATCTTCGCCCCGAGCCTGCGGTAGTCGTCCGGGCGCTTCAGGAAGTCCACGACCTCGGCCAGCTCCGCCTTGACCTCGTCGATGCCGGCGACGTCGTCGAAGGTCGTGCGCTTTCCGCCGGGCGGGGTCTCGATCGGCTTCGGCGGGGCCTTCCTGGCGAGCCCGCCCATGCCGCCCCCGCGGCTCATCCGCCGGGCGATGACCACCCAGAGCACGACCAGCAGCAGCATCGGCGCGAGCGAGATCAGCAGGTTCGCCAGGAAGCCGCGCTCCTTGACGACCGGCTCCGCGTCGACCTTGACGTTCTGCTGGGTCAGCGTCGCCCACAGGTTGTCGTCGGCGAAGACCGGACGCTGGGTGGTGAACTGGTCGTAGGTCTTGCTGCTGTCGTCCGGCTGCGGCTGGGCGGTCTTGAGCTTGCCCTGGATCGTGTCGCCCTTGGCGTAGATCTCGGAGACCTGACCGGCGCTCAACTGCTTGGTGAACTCGGTGTAGGGGACGCTGATCTGCTTCCCGCCGCCGAACACGTTCAGCAGCATGTCCACCAGCAGGAAGACGACCAGCGCGGTGAGCAGCAGGCTGAGCCAGTTGCGCCGGGACGGCCTGGGCGGCGGCCCGGGCGCGGGCGGCGGGGCCCCTTCCGACCGCCAGAGCTTGTCGGGATCCTCGCGAGGCGGCACAGGGCTGGTCACGATTGCGACAATACGGATAATCAGGACACCGTGCCACCGCCCGCGCCGGGCCACTCCTCCGCGGTCAGCGCGTAACGCTCGTGGTCACGCCAGGCGTCCTGGAGGAAGAGCATGCGCGGCGAGAAGCCCTCCAGCCGGAAGCCGAGGCGCTTGGCCATCGCCACGGAGGGGGCGTTCTCGGGCTGGACATTGATCTCCAGCCGGTGCAGGCCGAGGCCTCCCCGGGACTCCGGCGTGAAGCAGGCGTCCACGACCAGACGCATGCCCTCGGTCATCCGGCCGGTGCCGTTGTAGGGGAGGTAGGAGTTGTAGCCGAGCGAGGCGTTGCGGAAGCGTCCCCGCACGATGTTGGAGACGTTGCAGGTGCCGACGAAATCGCCGTCCTCGACGGTCACGATCAGGAACGTCCGCAGCGCGTCACCCTGACGCCGCACCATCTCGGGCAGCGCGTCGGGCTCCACCGGGTTCCACCGCCCGATGTGCTCGGCAGAACGGTTCACCGCGGCGGCGTACGCGACGGCGTCGGAGAGTCGAGGATGCCGGATCTCTACACGCATGCGGTGAGCCTAGCCCTTGGGAGATGGGCCAGTTGCAACATCAGGGGCGCGGGGAACTGCGCGAGAAACCACCCTGCGCGGATGGCCCTGTTCAGTGAGGACCATCCGCATGTCAGTGGCCTGTCGCGCAGTTCCCCGCGCCCCGGTGGTGCAACCGCACCTGCTGCCTAGAGCAGGTCCTTGAACTCCTTCGGGAGCTCGAAGTCGGACGGACCCTGGCCGGCGCCGAGGCCGAACGCGCCGCCGGGCTGGGCCGCACCGTCCTGCTTCTTCTGCTCCGCCGCCTGCGCCGCCTGCTGGCGCTTCAGCGGGTTGCCGCTCTGGCGGCGGCCCTTGGCCGCCTTCTGCTGCTTGGGCTTGCGCGACGCCCCGCCGCCCATGCCGGGCATCATCGGCATGCCGGGCACGCCCTTGCCGCCCGCCATCGCCGACATCATCTTGCGCGCCTCGAAGAAGCGCTCGACCAGGCTGCTGACCTCGGACACGTGCACGCCGGAACCCTTGGCGATACGCGCCCGGCGCGAGCCGTTGATCAGCTTCGGGTCGTCCCGCTCGGCCTGGGTCATCGACTTGATGATCGCGCCCACCCGGGCGACGTCCTTGTCGTCGATGTTGTTGATCTGGTCGCGCATCTGCGCCATGCCCGGCAGCATGCCGAGCAGCTTGGTGATCGAACCCATCTTGGAGACCTGCTCCAGCTGGGCCAGGAAGTCGCCGAGGCCGAACTCCTTGCCGCCCTTGCTCGCCAGCTTGGAGTGGACCTTGGCGGCCTCCTCCTGCGAGAAGGTCTTCTCGGCCTGCTCGATCAGCGAGAGGACGTCACCCATGCCCAGGATGCGCGAGGCCATCCGGTCCGGGTGGAAGGCGTCGAAGTCGTCGAGCTTCTCGCCGTTCGAGGCGAACATGATCTGACGGCCGGTGACGTGGGCCACCGACAGCGCCGCACCACCGCGCGCGTCGCCGTCCAGCTTGGACAGCACCACGCCGGTGAAGTCGACGCCCTCGAGGAAGGCCTGGGCGGTGGTGACCGCGTCCTGGCCGATCATCGCGTCGACGACGAAGAGGACCTCGTCCGGGTTGATCGCGGCGCGGATGTCCGCGGCCTGCTGCATCAGCTCGGCGTCGATGCCGAGGCGGCCGGCGGTGTCGACGATGACGACGTCGTACTGCTTGTTCTTGGCGTAGTCGATCGAGTCCTTGGCGACCTGGACCGGGTCGCCGACGCCGTTGCCCGGCTCGGGAGCGAAGATCGCGACGCCCGCGCGCTCGGCCATCACGCCGAGCTGGGTCACCGCGTTCGGGCGCTGCAGGTCACACGCGACCAGCAGCGGGGTGTGCTTCTGGTCCTTGAGCCACTTGGCCAGCTTTCCGGCCAGGGTGGTCTTACCTGCACCCTGGAGGCCGGCGAGCATGATGACCGTCGGGCCGGTCTTGGCGTAGCGCAGACGGCGGGTCTCGCCGCCGAGGATGCCGATGAGCTCCTCGTTGACGATCTTGATGACCTGCTGGGCCGGGTTCAGCGCGGCGGAGACCTCCGCGCCGGCCGCGCGCTCCTTGATCCGGGAGATGAAGGCACGGACCGCCGGGAGGGCGACGTCCGCCTCCAGGAGGGCGATCCTGATCTCGCGGGCGGTGGCGTCGATGTCCGCCTCGGACAGGCGGCCCTTGCCCCGGAGGTTCTTGAACGTCGCTGCGAGGCGGTCGGAAAGTGTGTCGAACACGTCGGTCGCGGGTCCTTGTGACTCGAGGGCGGTTACAGGTTTTCGTCCTCAAGGGTATCCGCCCCGCCGGTCGTCCTCGGAACGCACCCGCAACCCACTCGTACGGGGGGACCGCGCTCGCGCCTCCACCCGTCTGCCGCAGGACGTCACCAGCATGGGCGTATGTCGCTGGTCGCCAAGCTGATCTACGCCCGCCGCCGTCCGCTGCTGCGTCGGGCGGTGCAGGAGCTGCTCGCGCTCTACGGGGTCGAGGTGCCCGCCGCCGCCGAGATCGGACCCGGTCTGGCCGTCTTCCACCGCGGCTTCGGCCTGGTGCTGCACCCCCGCACGACGCTGGGCGCGAACGTCGTCCTCTACAACAACGTCACCGTCGGCCGCGCGGACCCGTGGGTGCCGCAGGAGCTCAGCCGGATGGAGCGGATCGTCGTGGAGGACGGCGCCGTCCTCTGCTCCGGCGCGCGCGTCGTCTGCAAGACGGGCGTGCTGACCGTCGGCCGGGGCACGATCGTCGGCGCCAACGCCGTGCTGACCCGGTCGACCGGGGAGAACGAGATCTGGGCCGGAGTGCCGGCCCGGCGCGTCGGCTTCCGCAGACCGCCGGGCCGGGTCGTCGCTCAGGACAGGGCGCGTTCGACGGACCGCGCCAGCTCGGTGGCTGCCGCGTCCGACAGCGGCCGTCCCTCCTCGTCGGTGAGGTAGAACGCGTCGACCGCGTCCGCGCCCAGCGTGGAGATACGGGCGCGGTGGACCCGCACACCCGTGCCTTCCAGGGCACGGCCGATCCGGTGCAGCAGCCCCGGCGCGTCGTGGGCGCGGACCTCAAGCACCGTCGCGGAGGAACTGCTGCCGCGCGCCACGGTGACCCGCGGCGGCGGGGCGACGCTGCCCCGCCGCCGGGGAGCGGAGGCGTCGCGCTCGGCGAGGCGGCGCGCCACGTCGAGGCCGCCCTCCAGCGCGCGACGGATGTCGGCCCGCAGCCGGGCCGCCTCGGGGACGTCGCCGAACTCGGCGGCGACCTTCCAGGTCAGCACCAGCACCGGACCGGCCCCGATCGGGTCGAGCTCGCGGATCGCCGCCGCCCGCACGGTCAGCCGGTGCAGCGCGAGCACGCCCGCGACGACGGGAAGCACGGACGGGCGGTCCGGCAGGGCCAGGGTCAGCTCGACGCCCATCGGCTCGTGGTCCTCGCCCTGGCCCTCGCTCTCGGCGCGCACCGACAGCACCGGGCCGACGGTGCGGGCGGCCTCGACGGCCAGGCGTTCCTCCTCGGCCGTCGGGTCCATCGCGGTCAGGCCCGTCTCGTGGGCCGACGCCTCGCCGGCGAGCGCCGCCGAGGCGCGCTGCACCAGCTCGCCGACGAGCTGGGCCCGCCAGTTGCTCCACGCCGCCGGGCCGGTGGCCAGGGCGTCGGCCTCGGTCAGCGCGTGCAGCAGCTCCAGCGTGCCGACGTTGCCGACCACCTCGGTGATCGTCGCGACGGTGGCCGGATCGTCGGGATCGCGCCGCATCGCGGTCTCCACCAGCAGCAGGTGGTGGCGGACCAGCAGCGCCAGGGTCTCCACGTCGGCCTTGGGGAAACCGAGCCTGGTCGCGACGTCGCGGGTGATCACCTCGCCGGCCTCGGAGTGGTCGCCGGGCCAGCCCTTGCCGATGTCGTGCAGGAAGGCCGCGACCAGCAGCAGGTCGGGGCGGGCGACCCGGCGGGTCATCGCGGCGGCGCGGACCGCCGTCTCGACCAGGTGCCGGTCGACCGTCCAGCGGTGCACGGCGTTGCGCTGCGGGCGGCAGCGGACCCGCTCCCAGTCCGGCAGCATCCGGGCCACCAGACCCTCGGCCTCCAGCGCCTCCCAGACCGGGATCGCGCTCTCGCCCGCGCCGAGCAGCGTGATCAGCTGCTCGCGTGCCTCGTCCGGCCAGGGCACCGGCATCGGACGGGTCTCCGCGGCCAGATGGCGCACCGTGCTGGGCGCGAGCGGCAGATCGGCCTGCGCGGCGGCGGCCGCGGCCCGCAGCGGGAGCACCGGGTCGTGGCCGGGGCGCGCGGGAGCGGCGAGGACCGCCTCGCCCTCCATCTCGACGACGCCCTCGGCCAGCGGACGGCGCGGCACCGGGCCGCGCACGGCGCCACCGCCGCCGAAGCCGAAGACCCTGCGGCCGCGGCCGCTGCGGGCGCGCAGCACCCGCTCGACCTCGCGCCAGGTGACGTCGGCGGCGTAGGCGATGACCCTGGCCGCCTCGTAGACCTGGCGCAGCAGGATGTCCGCGTCGAGCAGGCCGAGGTCGGCGGCGACGGCGTCCTGCTCCTGCAGGTTGAGCCGGTCGGTGGCCCGGCCGGTGACCAGGTGCAGGGAGTCGCGGACGTCCCTGAGCCGGGTGGCGGCCTCCTTCAGGCCCGCCCGGGGGGCGTCGGCGATCCAGGAGGCGGCGACGGCGTCCAGCGCGGTGACGTCGCGCAGGCCGCCGCGGGCCTCCTTCAGGTCGGGCTCCAGCAGGAAGGCCAGCTCGCCCTGGCTCTCGGCGCGTTCGCGGCACAGTTCGAGGAGTTCCGGGAGCCGCCTGGGTGCGGTGGCGCGCCAGTCGGCGAGGACGGCGGAACGGAGCGAGGCGGTGAGGGTCGGGTCGCCGGCGATGTGGCGGGCGTCGAGGAGGCCGAGCTGGGCCTTGAGGTCCTCGGCGGCGATCTTGCGGGCCTGGCCGAGATCGCGGACCGAGTGGTCCAGCGCGACGCCGGTGTCCCAGACCGGGTACCAGATGCGTTCGGCGAGCGCGGCCACGCCGGGCCCGCGGACGCCGCCCTCGTGCAGAAGCAGCACGTCGAGGTCGCTGCGCGGGGAGAGCTCGCCGCGTCCGTAGCCGCCGACGGCGACCAGCGCGACGCCCTCGGAGGCGGCCCCTGACAGCGCGTCGGCGAGCAGTCCGGAGAGCCAGCGGTCCGTCAGGTCCGCGAGCGCCGCCCGGCGCGGCGCCCCGCCCCCGCCCTCCCCCCGCAGCAGCGCGAGCCGCCGCGCGGCGTAGCCGGTGCCTTCGGTCTGCGGGTCCGTCACCTTGGTTCTCCGTCCGGGCTGCGGATACGGCGGAGCGGACCCGCAGCCTTCGTCGGCTCCGAGCCCGCTTCACCCTTCACGTTCTACCAGGCCGAGCGCCTGGCCGGTCGCTGCGACCGGGTCGTCGAGCCGTGGTGGCCCGGCGACCGGTCAGAGCGCGTCCGGACCGCGTTCCCCGGTGCGGACCCGCACGGCGGAGTCGACCGGGATGCTCCAGACCTTGCCGTCGCCGATTTTGCCCGTTCTGGCGGCCTTGACGATGACCTCGATGACCGGCTCGGCGTCGTCGTCCTCGGCGAGCACCTCGATGCGGACCTTCGGGACCAGGTCGACGGTGTACTCCGCGCCCCGGTAAACCTCGGTGTGGCCGCGCTGACGGCCGTAGCCGCTGGCCTCGGTGACGGTCAGGCCGTGGATGCCGAAGGCCTGCAGGGCCGCCTTCACGTCGTCGAGGCGGTGGGGCTTGATCACTGCAGTGATGAGCTTCATCTCAGGCATCGACCTTCGTGTCGTCAGTCTCGGCGGGGCTCACGGCGGGCTCGGCGGCGGGCGCCGTCGGGGCCAGCGCCCGCGACAGGGCCGCGCCGACCGCGCTGAAGTCGTACGCCGACTCGGCGTGCTCGGCCTGGTCGATGCCGGCCACCTCGACGTCCTCGGAGACCCGGAAGCCGATCGTCTTGTGGATCACCGTGCCGATGATCCACGCCATCACGAAGGAGTAGACGCCGACCACGCCCACGCCCATGGCCTGCTTGCCCAGCTGGGTGAAGCCGCCGCCGTAGAAGAGGCCCTTGGCCG
This genomic interval from Streptacidiphilus rugosus AM-16 contains the following:
- a CDS encoding LbetaH domain-containing protein, producing the protein MSLVAKLIYARRRPLLRRAVQELLALYGVEVPAAAEIGPGLAVFHRGFGLVLHPRTTLGANVVLYNNVTVGRADPWVPQELSRMERIVVEDGAVLCSGARVVCKTGVLTVGRGTIVGANAVLTRSTGENEIWAGVPARRVGFRRPPGRVVAQDRARSTDRASSVAAASDSGRPSSSVR
- a CDS encoding [protein-PII] uridylyltransferase, which encodes MTDPQTEGTGYAARRLALLRGEGGGGAPRRAALADLTDRWLSGLLADALSGAASEGVALVAVGGYGRGELSPRSDLDVLLLHEGGVRGPGVAALAERIWYPVWDTGVALDHSVRDLGQARKIAAEDLKAQLGLLDARHIAGDPTLTASLRSAVLADWRATAPRRLPELLELCRERAESQGELAFLLEPDLKEARGGLRDVTALDAVAASWIADAPRAGLKEAATRLRDVRDSLHLVTGRATDRLNLQEQDAVAADLGLLDADILLRQVYEAARVIAYAADVTWREVERVLRARSGRGRRVFGFGGGGAVRGPVPRRPLAEGVVEMEGEAVLAAPARPGHDPVLPLRAAAAAAQADLPLAPSTVRHLAAETRPMPVPWPDEAREQLITLLGAGESAIPVWEALEAEGLVARMLPDWERVRCRPQRNAVHRWTVDRHLVETAVRAAAMTRRVARPDLLLVAAFLHDIGKGWPGDHSEAGEVITRDVATRLGFPKADVETLALLVRHHLLLVETAMRRDPDDPATVATITEVVGNVGTLELLHALTEADALATGPAAWSNWRAQLVGELVQRASAALAGEASAHETGLTAMDPTAEEERLAVEAARTVGPVLSVRAESEGQGEDHEPMGVELTLALPDRPSVLPVVAGVLALHRLTVRAAAIRELDPIGAGPVLVLTWKVAAEFGDVPEAARLRADIRRALEGGLDVARRLAERDASAPRRRGSVAPPPRVTVARGSSSSATVLEVRAHDAPGLLHRIGRALEGTGVRVHRARISTLGADAVDAFYLTDEEGRPLSDAAATELARSVERALS
- a CDS encoding P-II family nitrogen regulator; this translates as MKLITAVIKPHRLDDVKAALQAFGIHGLTVTEASGYGRQRGHTEVYRGAEYTVDLVPKVRIEVLAEDDDAEPVIEVIVKAARTGKIGDGKVWSIPVDSAVRVRTGERGPDAL